A section of the Girardinichthys multiradiatus isolate DD_20200921_A chromosome 5, DD_fGirMul_XY1, whole genome shotgun sequence genome encodes:
- the LOC124868772 gene encoding uncharacterized protein LOC124868772, translating into MPQCGFSFECRRREAHHNTCKANSLLRKDNPDAGWISRADRQHGANESAKAGSLDPPYPPRKNNGYFNYSHNSKSTRAVSRKNSSTQKGTFSPLATGATAGRFTGTDVLGCSAAIGAARFGGVDPSEQAVPDPSLSASKRKQRGKKHFRNEKKRDKNMTDLGGYTPLVMPLQEEEDWEEEILEATFKNREKMILEAAPYGPEDVLHFSLQDLTLRQSDSVNPPATANYSPAVHHAHPIRWRCCRVPAESEQFADAGE; encoded by the exons ATGCCTCAGTGTGGGTTCAGCTTCGAGTGCAGGCGGAGGGAGGCTCATCACAACACCTGTAAGGCCAACAGTCTGCTCCGCAAAGACAATCCTGATGCAGGTTGGATTAGCAGGGCAGACCGCCAACATGGAGCCAATGAGAGCGCTAAAGCTGGCTCACTGGACCCCCCCTATCCACCACGCAAGAATAATGGTTATTTTAACTATTCCCACAACAGTAAGAGTACCAGAGCTGTGTCCCGGAAGAACTCCTCGACACAAAAGGGCACATTTTCACCACTCGCTACCGGTGCAACAGCTGGAAGATTCACAGGTACAGATGTGCTGGGCTGTTCTGCAGCCATTGGTGCCGCCAGGTTTGGTGGTGTCGACCCGTCTGAGCAAGCGGTACCAGATCCCAGCTTATCTGCATCCAAGAGGAAACAAAGAGGAAAGAAACACTTCAGAAACGAGAAGAAAAG agATAAGAACATGACCGATCTAGGAGGTTATACGCCACTCGTGATGCCGTTGCAGGAGGAAGAGGACTGGGAAGAAGAGATCCTAGAGGCCACTTTCAAAAACAGGGAAAAGATGATTTTAGAGGCCGCACCTTATG GTCCAGAGGACGTGCTCCACTTTTCTCTGCAGGATTTGACACTTCGGCAGAGCGACTCGGTCAACCCGCCAGCGACGGCCAATTACAGCCCCGCCGTGCACCACGCACACCCCATCCGATGGAGATGCTGCCGCGTTCCTGCTGAATCAGAGCAGTTTGCAGATGCCGGGGAGTAA